AGTCGAGGGCGCGCTGCGCGGCATGATCATCGTGGTAGCGTCCCGCCAACTCGAAGGCGGCCTTGCGATTGGAAGCCACCAGTGTGGTAAAGGCCACACTCACAGCGCGCCCGGGCGTCACGCGCACGCGGGTGCGCAAGGCAAAGATCGGATCCAGCACTGGTCCGATGGTGCCGCTCAGTGCGCCGTTCGTCTCGAGTGCCGCGGGTTGACGCACGCCACGACCACGACCGAGGAATCTCGACCGGTCTGTTTCGCAGCTCACGTCCCCGACGCGATCCGGACCGGCGTCCACGACATGCACGCACCAGAGGGCCGGATCGTCAGGAGAGCGGGGTCGACGCGTGGCGGTGATGGCGGTACACCACGCATGCCACTCGGTCTCGACGAAGAGATTGGAAAAGGCCGGGTGCGCCCGATCGGCGTCGGGCGGCGCCATGACGATCTCCCCGTAGCTGGTCAGTTCGATGTCGCGAGGTTCGCTGCCCAGATTGATCAGCGTGACCCGCCGAACCTCGGCGCAATCCGCGGCAACGACGGTGATCTCCGTGCGTGTCTCGATATCGCCGTCTACGCGATGCATCGTCACGCGATCGGACGCCAGCCATACCTTACTGTGATGCGTTGGCGCACACACGGGTTGATGCGACGTGGACCAAGTGCGGCCGCTGTCCACATCCTTCACGTAGCAGTACTGCCCGAGATCGTCGCGTGTGCTGTCGGCGCGCCATCGCGTAACGGCCAGCGATTCGTAGCGGCTGTATCCGCTGCCGTTGTGGTTCAACATGACCGTGTACGGCAACGCGCCGAGCATGGCCACGCGCGGCTTCGTACGCGTGGTCGTGTCCACTTCACGAACGACCGGCTGATCGCTCGCGGTGGCGGGACGTTCGACGGGGATCCGCGGCATCTGCGCCTGACGCAGCAAGAGGCGACGGGGAATTCGCTCGTGCAGCAGCAGTTGCGCCGACTGGACGAGTGGCGCGGCATGAAAGCGGTTCTGCCAGACATCGCTGTCGAGCAGGTTGGTGAGCGCGACCACGGTCATGCCGACGTGGTGCGCCATGCTCGTGTTCACGATGGTGAAACGCTCGCCGGGAGCCGTTCTGGTGAAATCGAGCGAGTCGACGAAACCGAACTCGCCGAGCGTGCCGAGCGATTCCAAGCGGCGTAGGTTTTCGAAGGCTCGCGCCGGCTCCACCATGGCTGCGAGCGCGGTGGCGTAGGGCGCAATGACGAGATCGCGCTCGAGGCCTCGCTTGAGGGCCAGATCCGCAATGCCGAAGGCCCGGTACTGGTAGGTCAGATGCAGATCGCGCACATTGTAGGCGCTTTCGCTCACGCCCCACGGCACGTTGTGCGTTCGGCCATGCGCCGCGTGACGCTCGACGACGCCGTGATAGGTCTGATCGAGAATCGTAAACGGCAGCGACCGCATGACCAGCAGCGGCATGAGATACTCGAACATGCTTCCGCTCCACGACACCAGAGCGGTCGCCGACGAGGTGCGATTGAGCGGGCGGGCGAGCCGGAACCAGTGCTCGACCGGTACGTCATTCTTGGCGATCGCCACGAAGCTCGCCAAACGCGCCTCGGACGCCAGCAGGTCGTAGAAGGATTCGTCGGCCGTCAGTGACTCGGTGTGGTACCCGATGGTGAAAAGTTTCCGCTTTGCATCGTACAGGAAGCCGAAATCCATGTCCGTCACGTACGCATCGGCCTGCTCGGCGAGCGCGAGTACGCGCGCCTCGAGCAAAGGCTCGCGCACCGCCAGCTCCAGACACGCCTGCCGCAGTGCGATGAGGTGCCCGGCAATATTCCCGCTGTCCACGGTGCTGATGTACGCCGGCTCGAGCACACGCAGATCGTGAAGGTCGTACCAGTTGAAGAAGTGGCCCTTGTGACGACGCAGTTGCTGCAACGTGCCGAACGTTCGTTCCAGTCGCTCGGTCAGGTCGGCCGACGTGATCAGGCTCAGGTCGTGCGCGCTGATCGTGGAGAGTAGTTGCAGGCCGATGTTGGTGGGCGATGTTCGCATGGCGACCACCGACTCGGGATCGAACTGCACATTGTCGGGAGCCAGCCAATGCGTCGACGCATTGACGAACCGATCGAAAAAGCGCCAGTGCAATGCCGCGTAGCGGCGGGCTGTCTCTCGGTCGGACGTCGAGAGGGCAGGGCGGGTTTCGACCCGCTGTTGACTGAGATACGCTGCCAGGCGCGGTGCCATGATCCAGAGTAGCACGATGCCACCCAGCAGTAGCTCAGTCGGCAGGAGCCCAAGCTGCGGTGCACCGAGTGCACGCTGCGCTCCGATACGCTGGTAGGCGATGGCGGCGGCGATAACGAACGCCGCCAGCACGGACATCCGCATCGCGTACCACGTCTCCTGTCCGACGTCGTCCACACTGCGCTCAACGGTCGACGCCGTGCGCCATTCGAGCATGTGCTTGCGGGATACGTACAGTCGGTAGAGCGAGCGGACGATGGCGTCGATCGAGATCAGCGTCTGATGCAACAGGAACACGAGTGCGAGGCCCGCCTGCTGAACCGACACCATGGCATCCTGTCCGACCGCCGCGTAGTACGTGCGCCAGGACTTGTCGCGTGGCGGGCGCACCAGCGCCAAGGCGAGCGACGTCGCCCAGGGCGCGATGATCGCGCCGATCGCGAGCAGCGTCCAACGAATGACGGAGCCGGGCAGCACCGACCAGGCAGCCAGCAGGAACGCCAATTGCGCCAGCTCCACCGTGCTGCGACGCATATTGTCCAGCACCTTCCAGCGAGAAAGCAAGGAGAGCCGGTTCCGTTCGGTGCCCTCCGCACTCGGTACGCGTGGCCCAAGCCACGGCATGAGTTGCCAGTCACCGCGGATCCAGCGGTGCTTGCGGCGCGTGAAGGCTACGTAAGACGACGGGTAGTCATCGTACACGATGACATCGGTCGCGAGGCCGGCCCGCGCGTAGTTACCTTCGATGAGATCGTGCGACAGCAGCGTGTTCTCAGGAAAGCGACCGTGCGTGGCGAGCTCGAAGGCGTCGACGTCGTAGATGCCCTTGCCGGTGTAGCTGCCCTCGCCGTACAGATCCTGATACACGTCCGACACGGCAGTCGAATAGGGATCTACACCCGGATGTCCCGACGAGACGGCCGCAAAGTGCGAGCGATGAGCACTCGGCAGCGACACACCGACCCGCGGCTGGAGAATGCCGTAGCCGCGCACGATCCGGCGAAGCGCGGGATCGTAGACAGCGCGGTTGAGCGGATGCGCCAATGCGCCGATCAGGGACGGAGCGGCATCCGGCGGGAGGACCGTATCGGCGTCGAGCGTGATGACGTACTTCACTCCACGCAGCGCATCCGGATCACCGATGATGGTGGAGAAGGCGCTCGTCGGTATGATCGTGTGGTCGATCGGCGGGTCGGTGGTGCGTCCGTCCGCTCGCAGCACCCGATTGAACTCGGCGAGCTTGCCGCGCTTGCGCTCCCAGCCCATCCAAACGCCCTGCTGCGCGTTCCATCGCCGCGGACGATGCAGCAGATGAAATGGCGTGATCTCGTCGTGCGCATAGCGCGCATTCAACTGTGTCACGCCGTCGATGGCTTGAGTCAGCAGCGCCGCATCGGTCGGCGCGCTCTCCGTGGCGGCGTCTGTGAAGTCGCTGAGGATCGCGAAGTGCAGATGCGCTTCGCGATTGGCGAGAAACTGTACTTCGATCGTTTCGAGCGCATCGGCGACGTCCTCGCTGGTGCCGAAGAGCGTCGGGATCACCACCGCGGTTCGGTACTGCGACGGCACGCCGAGGGCGTGCAGGTCGAGCCGCGGCAGTACGTTCGGCGGCAGCCACGTGGTCACGAGCTGGTTCAGCACCGTCACGGAAATGTCCAACGCCGGCAGAAACGCAAAGAGCAGGATCAGCCAGAATGACGCGCGGGCATCAGGTTCAACGAGCGCGACGACAGCGAGGATCGCGAGGATCGTACAGGCGATCAGCCCGCCGACGAACACCACGTTTGGATGCGTGCGTACGCCCCGCTCGAGTCGTTCGGCCAGCGTTGGCGTATAGCCTGCTGTGCGCTCGAGTTCGCGCACGCCGTCATCCACGAGGAAGTAGCCCACGTGCCTCTGCCGGACGCCGTCGCCCCGATCCCTGTCGCCGAGCGGGCGATGGCAGAGATCCACTGCCCATTGCGCGACACTGGCCTCACGGTGACCGGTTCGTTTGGCAATGCGTTCGACCACATGCCTGTACGAGTCGCGTGTGGCGAAGGTCATCTGCGGGTAGAACCCGGATGGGTCGTCGCGCAGCGTCGCCTCCAGAATGCTTTGATGCTCGACGAAGGTGCGCCAGTCGCGTCGCCCAACATCCCGCAAGCTGGTGATGCCGTTGGCCATCATCAGCTGCGTCAGCGTGAGACGCTGGGCCGAGAGCGCAACGGCGTTTTCGGGAGCAAGGCCCGCGTCGCGCAGCCACTGTTCGAGCCACGCGAGGGCCGGCGAGGCGCCTTCCGCATGTCGGAGTGTTTGCAGGAACTGTGAGACGAAGTGCGGTGTGAGCGCGAGCTCCGCGTCGGCAAACTCCCGAAGGGCCGCCCTGAGCTCGGATCCGCCTTTGGTGTTGGCCTCCAGAATGTGCGCGGCCCACCGCTGCGCGGCCTCGAGCTCATCAAGACGCTGGACGGTTCGCAGGGCCATGCGCCGGATGCTTTCGATCAGGCCGAGTCGCAGCATCGCCGGCATGGCCCAGAGTTCGCCGATCGCGAGCGGAGTGACACTCTGAAAGGCCTCGACGAACAGGTCTACGTTCTCGAGGTTGATGCGTGCTTCGCTGTGTGAGATCAGCGAGATCGCGATCTCGTACACGCGCGGATAGCCGGTGAGCGGACCGGCGGCCAGTTCAGGGAGCTCACGGTAGTAGCTCCCGGGCAGGCTTTCGCGCACCTCGAGCAGATGCTCCTGCACGACGTGATAGTTGTCGAGCAGCCATTCCGCGGCCGGACCGGCATCGACGCCGTCTTCGCCTGCTCGCAGCAGGCGCCCGTGTGCGTCCGCGAGAATATTGCGGGTATTCGCCAATCGGGCGAGCAGTCGCGCCGGCCGCAGCGCGCGGCGCTGATCGGCGAGCCGTTGGCCCCGGGCTACGGCCCGGGCGCGAGCGGCCAGATGCTCCGTGCCAAGCAGATCACCATGAATCGGACCGGCGAGCAATTCGTCCGACGCGTCAATGCGATCCCGTTCCAACCACGAGATGTTCACGCGAGACACCTCGCGGCCATCCGATCAGCCCTCGCGCGCTCGGCGCCAGAGAAGTCGAACCAGTGACGAGGGCAGGGTCGGTGCGAAGAGCGAGTCAACGGGCAGATCCGTGTGCAAAAGGGAGACACGGATCACATATCACTCTCGGATCCGCAACTCCTCTTGTGCACAACTCGGGCCCGCCGTACTGCCGAGCGGGGCGATACGGACGCGCACGCATGCGCAGGCACCGACGACGCTTAACTCATCTGTGGTACCGTCGTGAACGGTTGATGGCGAAAGTCGGTGCAGCCCTGCGGCGTCAGGCTGACCGTCATACCACTGACGCACCGGCTTTTGCGCGCCGCGGCTAGGCGTCCACGGCCTAGCGCAGAATCGCACTCCAGATGAGAGGCCAGGTCGCGTTGGTTTGCGCGCGATACTGCGGGCGGAAACCGTAGAGATAGACATGGCCCGTCCCAACCGCGGCATCGACCATCGCGGCGCGGCCGTTCAGGCGTGCTCCGCCCAGAAGCCAGCCGGAGAGCAGTGGATCGCCCGCCGATTGATAGCGCAACACGACGCTCGCTTTGGTTGTGTCGGTTATCGCAAACGTGGGACTGTCCTCGAACCAGACGGCAGGTGTCGGGGCACGGTAGGTCGCTGCGACCGGATGCGCGCGATTCACCTCGACGGCGAACATCGAGCCCGGTGCGTAGAAGTCGGTGTTGCGCACATTCGCCAGGACATTCGTGACGGGCAGCGCCAGCGCTTCGATGGCATACTCACTGGCCTCGTTGAAGGCGAGCAACGCGCCACCTTCCGCCACAAAGGCCTTGAGGGCAGCGGCGCCGGCCTCACCGAGGCCGCCACGCAGGGAATCCGGATACGGCGCCGCGAGGCCGCGACGGAGCTGTGCGGCGGGCTGATCCGGCAGCAGAATCGCGTCGAATTTCGCCCGCAGTCCGCCGGCGCGGACATCACGATCGTGCAGCGTGGTGAACGGAATGCGGTTGGCGTCGAACACCCACCGTGTCCACCCTTCGTCCATCGACGCGCTGTAGCTCTGGTAAATGGCGATGCGCTTGCCACTCGTGCCACTCAAGCCCGATACGTTGTACGTCGGCTCGGCCACCGGCTTCACGACGGCACCGAGTTGCATCGTCGGTGCTTTCACCGCCTGGATATCCACGCCGAACAACAGCGGCAGCGTGTGCGCCGTGACGTCGTATGGACGTTTCGGCGGACCCCCCGGGTACTCCTGCAGATTCGGGTAGGCCTGTCGCTCCAGCAACGCCTTGGCATACGACCCGAATGGTTGTGCGGTCGGCACGAGGTAGCTGCCAGCAGGCTGACTTTCGTGGACCACCACTTGCCCGTGCTGCAGCGTCCACAGCAGTCGCGTGAGGGCGGCGGGATCGCTCTGTTGTTTCGAAATCACGTACATCGCTGGCACGTCGGTCGTCGTCCACGGATGATCAGCCGCCAGCGCCCGCTCACCAAGCGTCGCATAGCTCTCGAGCCAAGCGCCGCGGTCGCGCGCCGCCTGCACCAGCAGCGCCCACGTCGCGCTCACCTGATACGACACGATGTCGCCGATGCCCCAGCGACCGCCCGGCCACACCGCGGGAAAATTCCACGATGCGACCTTGGCGTCATAACCGCGCCCTGTGCCGAGCTTGTCGAACGGGAGATCAATCGACGACGCCAGTCGTGCACTCGCCGTTTCCGTGAGAATACGCGCACCGCGGTGATTCAGCGAATACTGGCGCGCCGGTGACCATTGATCGTACGACGCGTTGGTGGCAATGCCCGTCTTGCCGTCGGCGGTCATGCGCCACGCCATCGCCATGCCCAGCGCGTTGGTGCTCGCGGTGAGAATTGGGTCGATGTTTGGCTCGAGCGGATCCATGTACGGCGGAATGAAGATACGGCCCGCGTTGGCGCCTTGCTGGTGCACATCGTTCACGATCTGCGGCGTCCACGGCGAATACAGCGAGTCCACCGTATAGCGGGTCTCCTTCTGCGTGAAGGCGTACCAGTCGCGGTTGTTGTCGTGTCCCGTGTAGAAGTGGTACAGCGACGGCGGATTCGTGCCTTCGGCCGGCGTGTCGAGTGTGCTGCGATACCAGTCACCGACGATATCGACGCCGTCGGGGTTCTGGCTTGGCACCATCATGATGATCGTGTTGGCGAGAATCGACTTGGCTTCCGGTGTGTCGGCGCGTGCGAGGCGGTCGGCGACCACCAGCGGCGTCAGAAATCCCCCGACTTCGTTGGAGTGAATGCTCGACGTGATCAGAATGACGTTCTTGCCTTGTGCAATCAGCGATGCTCGCATGGCCGCCGTGCGCAAACGTGGATCCATCAGTTGCTGCTGGATCTTCTGATAGCGCGGCAGGTTGGCGAGCGTGGCCGAGTCGCTGATGAAGGCCACGATGAACGGACGTCCCAGCGTGGTCTTGCCCAGCGTACGCACCGAGACATGCGGGCTGGCCTTATCGACGGCCGCGAAGTAGTCCGTCACTTGCTTCCACGAAGGGAGCTTTCGATCGGCGCCAGGCTCCCACCCGAGAATACTCGCCGGCGAGGGAATCGCGGGCGTCGCGCGTCGTTGCGCGCCAGCGGTGGTGGCCGACGACACGAGGCAGAGTGCGGCCAACGTACGCGAAACGAAAGCACGGGTCATCGGAGCACCATTCGGGTTTCGGGTGAGCTGCTCCGAGACAATCTGCGGCGAAAGGTCCCGCTTGGGAAACGACCGCGCGACCGCGAGCCGTCGTCAGGCGATCAGGTCGGCTGTGACCTCGGCCGGCGTGCGACAGCCGGCGAGCGCAAGGGCGAGGTCGCATTCGTCCTTCAACAACTGCAGCACCTGCTTCGCGCCTGGCTGGCCGTTCACCGCGAGCCCCCAGAGCACCGGGCGTCCAAGGAGGACGGCCTGGGCACCCATGGCGAGCGCCTTGATCACATCGGTGCCTCGGCGAATGCCACCGTCCACGAGCACGGTGCCGCGCCCGCGAAGGGCGTCGGCCACCCCGGGTAACGCGCGGGCGGTGGGGATCGCGGTGTCGAGCTGACGGCCGCCGTGGTTGGATACGATCACGCCGGCCGCGCCGTGCTCGATGGCCAGCACCGCATCGTCGCCTCGGACGACGCCCTTCACCAGAATAGGGAGCGTCGTAATCGACCGCAGCCAGGCGAGGTCGCGCCACGCGATCGACGGATCCCAGTGTCGATCGAAGAACTCCGCCAGCGCCGAGATCTGCGACCCAGTTACATCACGATCAGCGGCGAGCGTGTCACGCAGCGTTACCCCGAGATTGGGCACCGGCACGTCCGGCGGCAGGTGAAGGCCGTTGAGGAGATCGCGCTCCCGCCTTCCCAGGAGCGGCGCGTCAACGGCCAGTACGAGTGCCGTGCACCCCGCGCGCTCGGCCCGCCGCACGAGCTCCGCCGTTACGCCGCGATCGCGATAGATGTAGAGCTGAAACCAGAGGGGACCCGACGTGCCGGCGCGCACGGCCTCGATCGTCCGGTTCGACAGCGTCGAGAGAATCATACCCGCGCCCGTCGCCTCCGCCGCCATCGCCGTGGCGACCTCGCCGTCCGCATGCGCGAGCTGCTGGAACGCCATCGGGGCCACGAACACGGGCCAATCGAGGGTGTGCCCAAGGACTTCGGTGCGCTGTGAGCGCTCGGAGACGTCCCGCAGCACCCGATATCGCAGGGTGATGTCATTCCAGGCCGCGTGTGCCGCGCCCAGCGCCACCTCGTCGTTCGCGCCACCGGCGTAGTAGTCGTAGACCATGCGCGGCAGCACGTCGGCGGCAGCGGCCTCAAAATTGTGCAGATTGATCAGTGGCGTCGACGTGGGCATGCTTGAACATTGCACCGGTCGAGCCAT
This region of Gemmatimonas groenlandica genomic DNA includes:
- a CDS encoding M14 family zinc carboxypeptidase, producing MTRAFVSRTLAALCLVSSATTAGAQRRATPAIPSPASILGWEPGADRKLPSWKQVTDYFAAVDKASPHVSVRTLGKTTLGRPFIVAFISDSATLANLPRYQKIQQQLMDPRLRTAAMRASLIAQGKNVILITSSIHSNEVGGFLTPLVVADRLARADTPEAKSILANTIIMMVPSQNPDGVDIVGDWYRSTLDTPAEGTNPPSLYHFYTGHDNNRDWYAFTQKETRYTVDSLYSPWTPQIVNDVHQQGANAGRIFIPPYMDPLEPNIDPILTASTNALGMAMAWRMTADGKTGIATNASYDQWSPARQYSLNHRGARILTETASARLASSIDLPFDKLGTGRGYDAKVASWNFPAVWPGGRWGIGDIVSYQVSATWALLVQAARDRGAWLESYATLGERALAADHPWTTTDVPAMYVISKQQSDPAALTRLLWTLQHGQVVVHESQPAGSYLVPTAQPFGSYAKALLERQAYPNLQEYPGGPPKRPYDVTAHTLPLLFGVDIQAVKAPTMQLGAVVKPVAEPTYNVSGLSGTSGKRIAIYQSYSASMDEGWTRWVFDANRIPFTTLHDRDVRAGGLRAKFDAILLPDQPAAQLRRGLAAPYPDSLRGGLGEAGAAALKAFVAEGGALLAFNEASEYAIEALALPVTNVLANVRNTDFYAPGSMFAVEVNRAHPVAATYRAPTPAVWFEDSPTFAITDTTKASVVLRYQSAGDPLLSGWLLGGARLNGRAAMVDAAVGTGHVYLYGFRPQYRAQTNATWPLIWSAILR
- a CDS encoding alpha-hydroxy acid oxidase, encoding MPTSTPLINLHNFEAAAADVLPRMVYDYYAGGANDEVALGAAHAAWNDITLRYRVLRDVSERSQRTEVLGHTLDWPVFVAPMAFQQLAHADGEVATAMAAEATGAGMILSTLSNRTIEAVRAGTSGPLWFQLYIYRDRGVTAELVRRAERAGCTALVLAVDAPLLGRRERDLLNGLHLPPDVPVPNLGVTLRDTLAADRDVTGSQISALAEFFDRHWDPSIAWRDLAWLRSITTLPILVKGVVRGDDAVLAIEHGAAGVIVSNHGGRQLDTAIPTARALPGVADALRGRGTVLVDGGIRRGTDVIKALAMGAQAVLLGRPVLWGLAVNGQPGAKQVLQLLKDECDLALALAGCRTPAEVTADLIA
- a CDS encoding GH36-type glycosyl hydrolase domain-containing protein, with amino-acid sequence MNISWLERDRIDASDELLAGPIHGDLLGTEHLAARARAVARGQRLADQRRALRPARLLARLANTRNILADAHGRLLRAGEDGVDAGPAAEWLLDNYHVVQEHLLEVRESLPGSYYRELPELAAGPLTGYPRVYEIAISLISHSEARINLENVDLFVEAFQSVTPLAIGELWAMPAMLRLGLIESIRRMALRTVQRLDELEAAQRWAAHILEANTKGGSELRAALREFADAELALTPHFVSQFLQTLRHAEGASPALAWLEQWLRDAGLAPENAVALSAQRLTLTQLMMANGITSLRDVGRRDWRTFVEHQSILEATLRDDPSGFYPQMTFATRDSYRHVVERIAKRTGHREASVAQWAVDLCHRPLGDRDRGDGVRQRHVGYFLVDDGVRELERTAGYTPTLAERLERGVRTHPNVVFVGGLIACTILAILAVVALVEPDARASFWLILLFAFLPALDISVTVLNQLVTTWLPPNVLPRLDLHALGVPSQYRTAVVIPTLFGTSEDVADALETIEVQFLANREAHLHFAILSDFTDAATESAPTDAALLTQAIDGVTQLNARYAHDEITPFHLLHRPRRWNAQQGVWMGWERKRGKLAEFNRVLRADGRTTDPPIDHTIIPTSAFSTIIGDPDALRGVKYVITLDADTVLPPDAAPSLIGALAHPLNRAVYDPALRRIVRGYGILQPRVGVSLPSAHRSHFAAVSSGHPGVDPYSTAVSDVYQDLYGEGSYTGKGIYDVDAFELATHGRFPENTLLSHDLIEGNYARAGLATDVIVYDDYPSSYVAFTRRKHRWIRGDWQLMPWLGPRVPSAEGTERNRLSLLSRWKVLDNMRRSTVELAQLAFLLAAWSVLPGSVIRWTLLAIGAIIAPWATSLALALVRPPRDKSWRTYYAAVGQDAMVSVQQAGLALVFLLHQTLISIDAIVRSLYRLYVSRKHMLEWRTASTVERSVDDVGQETWYAMRMSVLAAFVIAAAIAYQRIGAQRALGAPQLGLLPTELLLGGIVLLWIMAPRLAAYLSQQRVETRPALSTSDRETARRYAALHWRFFDRFVNASTHWLAPDNVQFDPESVVAMRTSPTNIGLQLLSTISAHDLSLITSADLTERLERTFGTLQQLRRHKGHFFNWYDLHDLRVLEPAYISTVDSGNIAGHLIALRQACLELAVREPLLEARVLALAEQADAYVTDMDFGFLYDAKRKLFTIGYHTESLTADESFYDLLASEARLASFVAIAKNDVPVEHWFRLARPLNRTSSATALVSWSGSMFEYLMPLLVMRSLPFTILDQTYHGVVERHAAHGRTHNVPWGVSESAYNVRDLHLTYQYRAFGIADLALKRGLERDLVIAPYATALAAMVEPARAFENLRRLESLGTLGEFGFVDSLDFTRTAPGERFTIVNTSMAHHVGMTVVALTNLLDSDVWQNRFHAAPLVQSAQLLLHERIPRRLLLRQAQMPRIPVERPATASDQPVVREVDTTTRTKPRVAMLGALPYTVMLNHNGSGYSRYESLAVTRWRADSTRDDLGQYCYVKDVDSGRTWSTSHQPVCAPTHHSKVWLASDRVTMHRVDGDIETRTEITVVAADCAEVRRVTLINLGSEPRDIELTSYGEIVMAPPDADRAHPAFSNLFVETEWHAWCTAITATRRPRSPDDPALWCVHVVDAGPDRVGDVSCETDRSRFLGRGRGVRQPAALETNGALSGTIGPVLDPIFALRTRVRVTPGRAVSVAFTTLVASNRKAAFELAGRYHDDHAAQRALDFAWTSTQLELRELGITPASAATFQEVAAQLLFRDGSLAPPPDEIRRNRGSQPQLWMYGISGDRPIVLATIDSMDGLPTLRELLVAHRFWSRRGLTVDLVIINASGHDYLQELRDAITEAVISTNDAALIDKPGGVFVRRLDAFSTVDYLMLSATSRVQLTCDGRSLTRILESVALQASDRQRNASQSLATRTLERSTPSSSTMGIVPVDRPGAIASLVSALRPLVKPLMPRILRARAEPDSLPTLPTSARFDNGIGSFDDEGDYLIRVDDEQLPPAPWSNVIGNPHGGFLVTERGAGCMWAENAFFYRVTPWHNDPVSDPTSDVLYLKDVDTGDLWSATPAPIDDGRYLVRHGAGESTFEHEHDGIHTTLHLGMPDDAAAKLSRLRITNTSTETRQLSVTAFVEWTLGSRREDTQHQVRTRFAPEQQAILAQNTFDAQFAEWTAFLAVSEPVSSYSANRRSFLGRNGSLADPAALRVDGLDGMTGVALDPCAALQFDVVVPPGASREIVVVLGAARTEAEARRLADQLRSVPGATSAARRTVDAWDTRLRAITVRTPDPSFDILINKWSLYQALSCRMWARMGLYQSSGAYGFRDQLQDVMAFLYAEPGVAREHILRAASRQFLEGDVQHWWHPHSGRGVRTRFSDDLVWLPYVVDQYVRVTGDATVFDEYVPFLSMRELLPHEHEIYDLPTVTEDFGSVYEHCRRALRRACTIGVHGLPLIGTGDWNDGMSRVGSDGKGESVWLAWFLVSTLRTFATHCEARGDHGEAQDMRRKADAYVLAVEANGWDGGWYRRAYYDDGTPMGSSANSECRIDSIAQSWSVISGAGNTARQRMAMEALNEQLVLDDARLIMLLTPPFTEGTHDPGYIAGYVPGVRENGAQYTHAALWAVLATAMHGDGERAYELFQMINPLTHGATAEGVEKYKVEPYVVAADVYTAPMLLGRGGWTWYTGSASWLYRVGIENILGFTKIGDTLRIEPCVPHDWPEFQIQYRFGRTTYDITVRNPALLRQRGSRVTLDGTVFRTNTIPLVDDGAVHHVVIDVATRR